The following nucleotide sequence is from Campylobacter coli 76339.
ATAACATTGTAGCAAAAAAAGGACAAAAAATGTTTAAAAGATTCCGAAGGCTTAGGCTTAATGAGAATTTAAGATCTATGGTAAGAGAACACACTCTTAGTGTAAATGATCTTATTTATCCTCTTTTTGTTGTAAATGGCAAAGGAATTAAAAAAGAAATTTCATCTATGCCTGATGTATTTCAAATGAGTTTAGATGAAATTTTAAAAGAATGTAAAATCATAAGCGAACTCGGTATAAAAGCGATTATTCTTTTTGGTGTTCTTGAAAATGATAAAAAAGATAGCTGCGGAAGTGATGCGATGGATGATGAGGGGCTTATTGCAAGAAGTATAAGAGAGATAAAAAAAGAATTTCCAAATCTTTTTATTATCAGCGATCTCTGCTTTTGTGAATATACAGATCATGGGCATTGTGGAATAATTGATCCTAAAACTAAAAGCGTAGATAATGACGCAACTTTAGAAATTTCAGCCAAGCAAGCCTTAGTCCATGCAAGAGCAGGGGTTGATATGATAGCACCTAGCGGGATGATGGATGGTATTATAGAAACCTTGCGTAAAGCTTTAGATGAGGAAGGTTTTGAAAATTTACCTATAATGGCATATTCTACTAAATTTGCTTCAAGTTATTATGGTCCATTTCGTGATGTAGCAGATTCAACGCCAAGTTATGGAGATAGAAAAAGCTATCAAATGGATTTTGCAAATGGAAAAGAAGCTTTAGAAGAAAGCTTAGAAGATGAAGCACAAGGAGCGGATATTTTAATGGTAAAACCCGCTTTAGCTTATCTTGATGTGGTGAAAGAAATTTCACTTCATTCTAATTTGCCTTTGTGTGTTTATAATGTGAGCGGTGAGTATGCTATGCTAAAAGTAGCGGGTCGTGCAGGGGTGATTGATTATGAAAAAGTTTTATATGAAACAATGATAGCCTTTAAAAGGGCGGGTGCAAAGCTGATTATCACTTATCACGCTAAAGAATTAGCCAAAATGTTAAAAGGAGAAAAATGAGACATTTTTTAACACTAAGAGACTTTTCTAAATATGAAATTTTAAGCCTTGTAGAGCATGCAAGTGAGCTTAAAAAAAATCCTAAAAAGCTTTTACAAGATAAAACT
It contains:
- a CDS encoding Porphobilinogen synthase encodes the protein MFKRFRRLRLNENLRSMVREHTLSVNDLIYPLFVVNGKGIKKEISSMPDVFQMSLDEILKECKIISELGIKAIILFGVLENDKKDSCGSDAMDDEGLIARSIREIKKEFPNLFIISDLCFCEYTDHGHCGIIDPKTKSVDNDATLEISAKQALVHARAGVDMIAPSGMMDGIIETLRKALDEEGFENLPIMAYSTKFASSYYGPFRDVADSTPSYGDRKSYQMDFANGKEALEESLEDEAQGADILMVKPALAYLDVVKEISLHSNLPLCVYNVSGEYAMLKVAGRAGVIDYEKVLYETMIAFKRAGAKLIITYHAKELAKMLKGEK